The following nucleotide sequence is from Gemmatimonadota bacterium.
CGCAAATACCTCAGAGAACTCATCCCGCTGCTCGAAGAAAAAAAGAAATCATTATAGGTCGCTCAAAAGCGCGTCCATCTCGCGCACCAGCACGGGCCAGTGTGTCACAATCCGTTTCTCTTCTGCCGCTATGGCTTTCAAGTCGGCTTCACCCAGTTTGCCTTCCCTGTAACACACATCTACATCCTCTCGGTCTAAAACCTCGACAACACCATCTGAACTTATCCATATATCCAAAAGCAGATCCAGATAACTGACCTTGTGTTCTTCCACCTGCACATCTCGACAAATATGAAATAAATGCCCCTTCAGATTACCTGAAGGGGCACATATTCGCCACAGAACATGAGCGACGTCCGTTTGGTAAAAAGCCAGCGTTTGAGAACCAGCAGGCAAGAGGGCACCGGCGACTTCCCAGGCGCGGTTTGACACATAAGACAAGACAACCCAATCTGTGCCACGGGCGACCAAATCGCACATATACGTTTCATCGGGTTTATCGAAATGGCGTTTAAATTCGCAAAACAACACGATGGAGGTCCTAAACAATGAAATAGCAGATCAGGATCGTCAAACTCGTGATCAGCCAACAGATCCACTGCAATGACCAACCGCGCTTTTCACCCAGGCCAGAAGAAACACATTGCCCGAGATAACAACCCGTAAAAATGACAAATAATACAATGCCCCACACCATAAAAATACCCTTTTTTATATCAGCTTGACAACTTCTTCTCGTTCTGCCGAGAGCCTGATTGCATCAATCACGCGAATGGCCTCCAGACACTCCTCCGGTTTGACCAGCAATTCTTCTCCATGTACAAGTGCTGTGCCCACATTGTCGTAATACGTGCGATAGCTGCCGAACAGAGGCGACACGGGGTGCTCTACAGTTTGTCCGCGATCATTGGCCACGCGCAACTGATAACGCGCAGGGTCTTCCGGAACGAGCACGCCAAAAACACCCGACTTCATCGACGCTTCTTGAGGGTCTATGCCATATTTTCTAAAACTTCCAAGCGCGCCGCGCACATGATAGCGCGGCTTGGCATACATCCACGCGGAGCCCAATTCAATAAAATAGCGCACCCCATTTGCAAATCGCAGATGAATCAAAGCCAGCGCTTCAACATCGGCCTTGTCCTTGGGATAGCGATATTGCAAATCGGCAAAAACGGTTTCAACAGTTGGGCCGTAAAGTCCGAGAGCCTGATCTACCAGATGCGCTCCCCAATCGAGAACGCGTCCTCCGCCGTATTTTTTCCACGCACGCCACCCGACATGCGGACCACCATAAGTTGTAATATTGGACTCAATAGTATAAATATCGCCCAATATCCCTTCTGCGAGTATGTGTTGCAACGTCAAAAAATCGCCATCCCATCGCCGATTCTGATACACACTTAAAAGCACCTGATTGCGCTCAGACGCTTCAATCATAGCCAGTGCTTCAGACTCATTCAAACACATAATTTTATCTGTTACGAGATGTTTGCCCGCGTCCATTGCCCGAATAGCCATCGGCGCGTGTGTATCGTGTGGTGTCGCCAGCACAACGAGATCGATATTATCATCGTCCAATAGCGCGTCAAAAGAGTCATACGTCGCGATCTGTGGGAAATCGGCCTCTGCGTCCTGGCGTTTCTCTAATGAACGCGAACAAACCGCATAGAGTTCGAGATCTGGCGCCATCTGAATCAATTGTGCGTGAAAGACTTTTCCACCCAAACCATAGCCCACCAGTCCAACGCGAATCATGAACTCCCTCCAAAAAAAGAAAGGCCGCCTCAAAAGAAGCGGCCTCAAAAAGAACTGGCGTGAGAGTTTACAGCCAGTTTACCCTTTTTGAATGCACCATTATTTCAGCAACATCATGCGCTGAACCTTGGTAAAATCGGCCACTGACATGCGATAAATATAAATACCACTGGCTACCTGCTTGCCAAATTCATCTGTGCCATCCCAAACGACCGAATGAAAACCCGCATCCATTGTTTCTTGAACCAGGGTGCGAACTTCTTGCCCGAGTAGATTGTAGATCACCAGTTGGACATCACCCGCTTCCGGCAACCGATATTCAATAGTCGTGGAGGGGTTAAAGGGATTTGGTACATTTTGTTCGAGGGCATAATCTTGGGGCATGGGCTTGAGGGCGCCAATTTCAATATTGGTAATCGCATCAATACCGCCAGCCAAATCAACCATCACCCCATCGAGAATCTGAAAATCAGAGGCAAGAGGTGTCTGTGTGGTATTAAACGTAAACTCGACCAGAGCGCCATCGCCACTGACAGCTTGACCATCGACCTTCATCGCGCCAACAGCCACTTGCCCTGGCGTCTTGTTAGACGCGAGAAACAGCGCGGGTTGCCCGCTGTTCGCATCGAGCAGATTTTGATCGACCTGGCGTGCTTCGACAAATTCATACTTGGATTGATCGTACTGCAGCACAAAACCATAACCCTTCAATTTCTGCGCGTAATTGATAGAGACTTGCAGTTTCAAAACGCCATCTTCAGCAACAATATTTTGCGTGCGTTGCAGCACCAGACCTGCCAGACTATTCTCGCCGCCCGTAAATTCTATACCCTGTGTCAGGGGTCCAGCAATGGCAGAGCCAACCAACCCCAACCCTAAACATGTCGCAATAATCAAACGTTTCATGACGCTTCCTCCTATTGTATGAAAGTGTTTGCACTTCATCTATATAAATTTACTACTTACCAGCATGTATGTCAACCGCATTTTTTATCTAAAATATGTTACAATTGCTTTTACAAGCCCAGAAATAGAT
It contains:
- a CDS encoding DUF402 domain-containing protein, which codes for MLFCEFKRHFDKPDETYMCDLVARGTDWVVLSYVSNRAWEVAGALLPAGSQTLAFYQTDVAHVLWRICAPSGNLKGHLFHICRDVQVEEHKVSYLDLLLDIWISSDGVVEVLDREDVDVCYREGKLGEADLKAIAAEEKRIVTHWPVLVREMDALLSDL
- a CDS encoding T9SS type A sorting domain-containing protein, which translates into the protein MKCKHFHTIGGSVMKRLIIATCLGLGLVGSAIAGPLTQGIEFTGGENSLAGLVLQRTQNIVAEDGVLKLQVSINYAQKLKGYGFVLQYDQSKYEFVEARQVDQNLLDANSGQPALFLASNKTPGQVAVGAMKVDGQAVSGDGALVEFTFNTTQTPLASDFQILDGVMVDLAGGIDAITNIEIGALKPMPQDYALEQNVPNPFNPSTTIEYRLPEAGDVQLVIYNLLGQEVRTLVQETMDAGFHSVVWDGTDEFGKQVASGIYIYRMSVADFTKVQRMMLLK